The following are from one region of the Leucobacter sp. Psy1 genome:
- a CDS encoding Bax inhibitor-1/YccA family protein — protein sequence MSNPALNNNPALNGKSLSAEELRRIYDQPAAQTQRPGIDTPETTAQRPPIDAPSDKPMTYENTINKIVMLFVLVVAGAAVGWFVPILMIPGVIAGLVLGLVNAFKKEPSPGLIVAYAVAQGLFLGGISGMLEGMFPGIVSQAVIGTLAVFAVTLLLFRSGKVRTSPKATKIFLIAMLGYLAFSVVNVILMFTGVTEGMFGARNITVMGIPLGVIIGVLAVLLAAYSLVMDFEFVQNGVQNRVPEKWGWTAAFGITVTLVWLYLEILRILAILRGD from the coding sequence ATGAGCAACCCGGCCCTGAACAACAACCCGGCCCTGAACGGCAAGTCGCTCTCCGCCGAAGAGCTGCGCCGCATCTACGATCAGCCCGCTGCGCAGACGCAGCGGCCAGGCATCGACACCCCCGAGACGACGGCGCAGCGGCCGCCGATCGACGCGCCCTCTGACAAGCCGATGACGTACGAGAACACGATCAACAAGATCGTGATGCTCTTCGTCTTGGTCGTGGCGGGCGCCGCAGTCGGCTGGTTCGTGCCGATCCTCATGATCCCCGGCGTGATCGCCGGCCTCGTGCTGGGACTCGTCAACGCCTTCAAGAAGGAACCGAGCCCCGGCCTCATCGTCGCCTATGCGGTGGCCCAGGGCCTCTTCCTCGGCGGCATCTCCGGCATGCTCGAGGGGATGTTCCCCGGCATCGTGTCGCAAGCGGTCATCGGCACGCTCGCGGTCTTCGCCGTCACACTGCTCCTCTTCCGCAGCGGCAAGGTGCGCACGAGCCCGAAGGCCACCAAGATCTTCCTGATCGCCATGCTCGGCTACCTCGCGTTCTCCGTCGTGAACGTCATCCTCATGTTCACCGGCGTCACCGAGGGCATGTTCGGTGCTCGCAACATTACGGTCATGGGCATCCCGCTCGGCGTCATCATCGGTGTGCTCGCCGTGCTGCTCGCCGCGTACTCGCTCGTCATGGACTTCGAGTTCGTGCAGAACGGTGTGCAGAACCGCGTTCCCGAGAAGTGGGGCTGGACCGCAGCGTTCGGCATCACGGTGACGCTCGTGTGGCTGTACCTCGAGATCCTGCGCATTCTCGCGATCCTGCGCGGCGACTAA
- a CDS encoding DUF3817 domain-containing protein yields MQLQPRTSDIPRIRRALKIYKVASIITGTMLLLLLAEMILKYSPTHVELFAGGGQFLHFAPVVVGEGCQWYSLFNPAQEVCELSSTGNGLNLSLLILIVHGWLYVAYLVACFLVWSPMRWHFGRFLLLALGGVIPFMSFILEVRVAREVTRFLDSHPAAAEPAALSTEGTR; encoded by the coding sequence ATGCAACTGCAGCCCAGGACCTCCGACATCCCGCGTATTCGCAGGGCGCTGAAGATCTACAAGGTCGCATCGATCATCACCGGAACCATGCTGCTCCTGCTGCTCGCGGAGATGATCCTGAAGTACTCGCCGACGCACGTCGAGTTGTTCGCCGGGGGCGGGCAGTTCCTCCACTTCGCGCCGGTCGTCGTGGGAGAGGGGTGCCAGTGGTACTCCCTCTTCAACCCGGCGCAGGAGGTCTGCGAGCTCTCCTCGACCGGCAACGGGTTGAACCTCTCGTTGCTCATCCTGATCGTGCACGGCTGGCTCTACGTCGCCTACCTTGTCGCCTGCTTCCTGGTGTGGAGCCCGATGCGGTGGCACTTCGGCCGGTTCCTGCTCCTCGCGCTCGGCGGCGTGATCCCGTTCATGTCGTTCATCCTCGAGGTGCGCGTCGCCCGCGAGGTCACCCGTTTCCTCGACTCACACCCCGCCGCCGCGGAGCCCGCGGCGCTCTCCACGGAAGGCACCCGATGA
- a CDS encoding glycerophosphodiester phosphodiesterase family protein translates to MRPLIIGHRGAPGYRPEHTESAYRLAIAQGVDAVEPDIVLSRDGALVIRHENEIGSTTDVADHPEFADRRTTRVVDGVERTGWFTEDFDWNELATLRCRERLADLRPDSAEFGGAEPILRLRDVLAIADDADRPISVVVEVKHAQYFSDRGFAIDELLLAEISRAGWGDRRDRLIFECFELGVLDRLRRFGAPVVFLTETRGAPADEVATMGDRARPFSWFRGDAGLEALAGRVDGISVAKRDLFVLDSDGTASGTNDLVARAHARGLVAYAWTLRPENRFLNQRYRSGDDPAAQGEWMAEFAAILDTGIDGVFVDHPDRYIGELCDPS, encoded by the coding sequence ATGCGTCCGCTCATCATCGGTCACCGCGGTGCTCCCGGGTACCGCCCGGAGCACACGGAGTCGGCGTACCGGCTCGCCATCGCTCAGGGGGTCGATGCGGTGGAGCCGGACATCGTGCTGAGCCGCGACGGTGCGCTCGTCATCCGCCACGAGAACGAGATCGGGTCGACCACCGATGTCGCCGATCATCCGGAGTTCGCGGATCGGCGGACGACGCGCGTGGTCGACGGTGTGGAGCGCACGGGCTGGTTCACCGAGGACTTCGACTGGAACGAGCTTGCGACGCTCAGGTGCCGGGAGCGCCTGGCGGATCTCCGGCCCGACAGTGCCGAATTCGGCGGTGCCGAGCCGATCCTGCGTCTGCGCGATGTGCTCGCCATCGCCGATGATGCGGACCGGCCGATCTCGGTCGTCGTCGAGGTGAAGCACGCGCAGTACTTCTCCGACCGGGGGTTCGCGATCGATGAACTGTTGCTGGCGGAGATCTCGCGGGCAGGTTGGGGTGACCGCCGCGATCGACTGATCTTCGAGTGCTTCGAACTCGGAGTATTGGATCGTCTCCGGAGGTTCGGAGCGCCCGTCGTCTTCCTGACGGAGACACGGGGGGCGCCCGCCGACGAGGTCGCAACGATGGGGGATCGCGCCCGACCGTTCTCGTGGTTCCGCGGCGACGCGGGGCTCGAGGCACTCGCCGGCCGCGTAGACGGCATCAGCGTCGCGAAGCGCGACCTCTTCGTCCTCGACTCGGACGGGACTGCGTCGGGGACCAACGATCTCGTTGCGCGAGCGCACGCGCGCGGACTCGTCGCCTACGCCTGGACGCTGCGTCCCGAGAACCGCTTCCTGAATCAGCGCTACCGCTCGGGGGATGACCCCGCGGCTCAGGGGGAGTGGATGGCCGAGTTCGCGGCGATCCTCGATACCGGGATCGACGGCGTCTTCGTCGACCACCCGGATCGGTACATCGGAGAACTCTGCGACCCGTCGTGA
- a CDS encoding SURF1 family cytochrome oxidase biogenesis protein, producing the protein MTERQRPQYTGEPTLAQIMRRPVWILALLFALAVAGAFAWLGQWQLSHAIQEDTQQGTDSEVPRPLGELNPPGEPVTDASAGHIVTVDGTWVPDDFAVVSERANDGETGAWVIGHLVAPMGNGTGHLAVAVGWAPTVEEAETARDRITDDIDESRVVSGITGRYMPSEGVSVPAPDADPFALETMAPAQLANIWDGIDDPVWSGFLVLHADGSAAPFDEAGLTALDLDQIDSVPPIPQERVNWLNVFYAVEWVVFAGFAVYFWFRLTRDAWEKEHELRALTAEAEAESAAGGGITTPTRDT; encoded by the coding sequence ATGACGGAACGGCAGAGGCCGCAGTACACGGGAGAGCCCACGCTCGCCCAGATCATGCGACGGCCCGTGTGGATCCTGGCGCTGCTCTTCGCGCTCGCCGTCGCGGGAGCGTTCGCCTGGCTCGGGCAGTGGCAGCTCTCCCACGCCATCCAGGAGGATACGCAGCAGGGCACGGACTCCGAAGTGCCGCGCCCTCTCGGCGAGCTCAATCCTCCGGGGGAGCCCGTCACCGATGCCTCCGCAGGCCACATCGTGACCGTCGACGGCACGTGGGTGCCCGATGATTTCGCCGTCGTCTCCGAACGGGCCAATGACGGGGAGACCGGGGCGTGGGTCATCGGCCACCTCGTCGCGCCGATGGGCAACGGGACCGGACACCTGGCCGTGGCGGTGGGCTGGGCCCCGACCGTGGAGGAGGCCGAGACGGCCCGCGACCGGATCACCGACGACATCGATGAGTCGCGAGTGGTCTCGGGGATCACCGGCCGGTATATGCCGTCGGAGGGCGTCAGCGTTCCTGCGCCTGACGCCGACCCGTTCGCGCTCGAGACGATGGCTCCCGCGCAGCTCGCCAACATCTGGGACGGGATCGACGATCCGGTCTGGTCCGGCTTCCTCGTCCTGCACGCCGATGGTTCGGCCGCGCCGTTCGACGAAGCGGGTCTCACCGCTCTCGACCTCGACCAGATCGACTCTGTCCCCCCGATCCCGCAGGAGCGCGTGAACTGGCTGAACGTGTTCTACGCGGTCGAGTGGGTCGTGTTCGCCGGCTTCGCGGTGTACTTCTGGTTCCGTCTCACGCGGGACGCCTGGGAGAAGGAGCACGAGCTGCGCGCACTGACCGCCGAGGCTGAAGCCGAATCGGCGGCCGGGGGCGGGATCACCACCCCCACTAGAGACACGTAG
- a CDS encoding UrvD/REP family ATP-dependent DNA helicase — MLRFDETQRSVLALDASRHASVLGAPGTGKTTTLIESFARRADAEGWQEGDLLVLAPSRASATRLRDRVHQRLGRASGGTLVRTPASLAFALLARRAAEEGREPPRLLTGTVQDELIGEVIEAALVRAETGHRTAWVERFAPELLRSAPFRAELRELVRVLDDASLSPETLMPRLEALEGARSREAVTALPAPELVEVWLAALELLTRVQARIAEARPGELTSSGLLRAAAAMVRASGDGGGAVPLPRLILIDDAHELTEGDLALVAACAREGARIWVFGDPDVATSAFRGERVELLTRMEEELARQGFTEGSRAARSRAAQPQRVVLGVDHRSDPAIRGLVRRLTERVGAAGAGAQRAAVSARSAEPTGEPGSGRPATQFVTVPAVSEQLGVIAHRLRRRRLGLDDGIELDWSDMAVVCRTREEAGAAARTLAGLGVVTAVTAGGIVLREHRIVRELIRLLQHALGIAPLTSSDAFDVLGGDVGGLDPIVLRRFRAAIRLSEQRAARGEAREPKGIDELVVEALGRPEAEPIVDSAAGRALRRLARLAEAGTRVRASGGTPRETLWAIWDATGLAGPWQESALDGRGARADDAHRRLDAVLGLFFALQRHEEQDSEVPIADLLAELLASAVPEDSLAASSAREVVTVTTPQGLVGTDFSLVAILGPQDGVWPNLRSRGTLIGVTALERWLRGGIAEPPARRDTLHDELRLFAHACSRARDELLVVAVADEDHHPSTFFGIAHPRFDGALPSSRLTLRGAVAEMRRRLTRDPADAEASASLAALASEGVPGAHPDEWYGVLPPSTEAPLVDLDGDPEAVVPVSPSHLDTVERCPLDWAMSRLGGGTTTFSSQLGTLLHHAFERVDDADPEALLAIVSEEWDSLEFESGWEEVRSFRLAEQMTHGLAEYLADFAASERELVGREAEFSVRVDRAELRGTADRLERVHGTDGRRALLVIDLKTGKTAPGGAALEAHAQLQAYQFGVLAGAFDAEGGSAGAALVFVHPDALRARDGAYSLRSQQPLTPEARAEFGERVAAAARVMAAGAFTARVEHHCSDEHSPGGACRLHVIPAVSAG, encoded by the coding sequence ATGCTCCGATTCGACGAGACCCAGCGCTCAGTGCTGGCGCTCGACGCCTCGCGGCACGCGAGTGTCCTCGGGGCCCCGGGCACCGGTAAGACGACGACGCTCATCGAGTCCTTCGCGCGACGGGCCGACGCCGAAGGGTGGCAGGAGGGCGACTTGCTCGTCCTCGCTCCGAGCCGCGCCTCTGCGACGCGCCTCCGCGACCGCGTGCATCAGCGACTCGGACGTGCCTCCGGCGGCACCCTCGTGCGCACTCCAGCTTCCCTCGCCTTCGCGCTGCTGGCGAGGCGCGCTGCCGAAGAGGGGCGCGAACCGCCTCGCCTGCTCACCGGCACGGTGCAGGACGAGCTGATCGGAGAGGTGATCGAGGCGGCGCTCGTCAGAGCGGAGACCGGTCATCGTACCGCCTGGGTCGAACGCTTCGCTCCCGAACTGTTGCGCAGCGCCCCGTTCCGCGCCGAGCTGCGAGAGCTCGTCCGGGTGCTGGATGACGCCTCCCTCTCGCCCGAGACGCTGATGCCCCGGCTCGAAGCCCTCGAGGGAGCTCGGAGCCGCGAGGCGGTGACGGCACTGCCTGCGCCCGAGCTCGTCGAGGTCTGGCTGGCCGCCCTGGAGCTCCTGACCAGGGTCCAGGCGCGGATCGCGGAGGCGCGGCCGGGAGAGCTGACCTCGAGCGGCCTGCTGCGTGCCGCCGCTGCGATGGTGCGCGCGTCAGGCGACGGAGGAGGCGCGGTCCCTCTGCCGCGCCTCATCCTCATCGACGATGCCCACGAGCTGACCGAGGGAGACCTCGCACTCGTCGCTGCCTGCGCCCGCGAGGGGGCGCGCATCTGGGTGTTCGGCGACCCCGATGTGGCGACGAGCGCGTTCCGGGGGGAGCGCGTCGAACTGCTCACCCGGATGGAGGAGGAGCTCGCTCGACAGGGGTTCACAGAAGGGTCGCGTGCGGCGAGGTCTCGAGCCGCGCAACCGCAGCGCGTAGTGCTCGGGGTGGATCACCGCAGCGACCCCGCGATTCGCGGTCTCGTGCGGAGGCTCACGGAGCGGGTCGGGGCCGCCGGAGCCGGTGCGCAGCGCGCGGCGGTGTCCGCTCGCTCGGCCGAGCCGACGGGCGAGCCTGGCTCCGGTCGGCCCGCGACGCAGTTCGTGACGGTTCCCGCGGTGTCCGAGCAACTGGGGGTGATCGCGCACCGACTGCGTCGACGCCGCCTGGGTCTCGACGATGGGATCGAGCTCGACTGGAGCGACATGGCGGTGGTGTGCCGCACACGTGAGGAAGCCGGAGCCGCGGCCAGAACCCTCGCCGGTCTCGGCGTCGTCACGGCGGTGACCGCGGGCGGCATCGTGCTCAGAGAGCACCGGATCGTCCGCGAACTCATCCGCCTCTTGCAGCACGCCCTCGGCATCGCCCCGCTGACCTCCTCCGATGCGTTCGACGTGCTCGGTGGAGACGTGGGCGGTCTCGATCCCATCGTGCTCCGCCGGTTCCGGGCCGCTATTCGCCTGAGTGAGCAGCGCGCCGCCCGGGGAGAAGCGCGCGAGCCGAAGGGCATCGACGAGCTGGTCGTCGAAGCGCTCGGCCGGCCAGAGGCCGAACCGATCGTCGACAGTGCCGCGGGGCGTGCCCTCCGGCGCCTCGCCAGGTTGGCCGAGGCGGGAACGCGCGTGCGCGCGTCAGGCGGAACGCCGCGCGAGACCCTCTGGGCGATCTGGGACGCGACGGGCCTCGCCGGGCCCTGGCAGGAATCAGCGCTCGACGGCCGAGGTGCTCGGGCCGACGACGCCCATCGCCGCCTCGACGCCGTGCTCGGTCTCTTCTTCGCCCTGCAGCGGCACGAGGAACAGGACAGCGAGGTGCCGATCGCCGATCTGCTGGCCGAGCTCCTCGCCAGTGCGGTGCCGGAGGACTCCCTCGCGGCGAGCAGCGCCCGAGAGGTTGTCACGGTGACGACGCCGCAGGGGCTCGTGGGCACCGACTTCTCGCTGGTCGCGATCCTCGGCCCGCAGGACGGCGTCTGGCCGAACCTTCGCTCGCGCGGCACTCTGATCGGCGTCACCGCGCTCGAACGCTGGTTGCGCGGGGGGATCGCCGAGCCCCCGGCGCGACGGGACACGCTGCACGACGAGCTGAGGCTCTTCGCCCACGCCTGCTCCCGTGCCAGGGACGAACTGCTCGTGGTCGCCGTCGCGGACGAGGACCACCATCCATCGACCTTCTTCGGGATAGCGCACCCGCGGTTCGACGGAGCACTGCCGAGCTCGAGACTGACCCTCAGAGGAGCCGTCGCCGAAATGCGCCGACGGCTGACCCGTGATCCCGCCGACGCCGAGGCGAGCGCATCCCTCGCGGCGCTCGCGAGCGAGGGAGTGCCTGGAGCGCACCCCGATGAGTGGTACGGAGTGCTCCCCCCGAGCACCGAGGCGCCGCTCGTCGACCTCGACGGTGACCCCGAGGCCGTCGTACCCGTGAGCCCCTCGCACCTCGACACGGTGGAGCGGTGCCCGCTCGACTGGGCGATGTCCCGGCTCGGTGGGGGGACCACCACCTTCAGCTCCCAGCTCGGCACGCTGCTCCACCACGCCTTCGAACGCGTCGACGATGCAGACCCCGAAGCGCTGCTCGCCATCGTCTCCGAGGAGTGGGACAGCCTCGAGTTCGAGTCCGGTTGGGAAGAGGTGCGCTCGTTCCGACTCGCGGAGCAGATGACGCACGGACTCGCCGAGTACCTCGCGGACTTCGCGGCCTCGGAGCGCGAACTCGTCGGGCGCGAAGCCGAGTTCAGCGTTCGCGTCGATCGCGCCGAACTCCGGGGCACCGCCGATCGTCTCGAACGCGTGCACGGGACGGATGGGCGAAGAGCGCTGCTCGTGATCGATCTGAAGACGGGGAAGACCGCTCCGGGCGGAGCCGCTCTCGAAGCGCACGCCCAGCTGCAGGCGTATCAGTTCGGCGTGCTCGCCGGCGCGTTCGATGCGGAGGGCGGCAGCGCCGGGGCGGCGCTCGTCTTCGTGCACCCCGACGCGCTTCGTGCACGGGATGGCGCCTACAGTCTGCGCTCGCAGCAGCCGCTGACTCCGGAGGCGCGCGCCGAGTTCGGTGAGCGGGTCGCTGCGGCGGCACGCGTGATGGCGGCCGGTGCGTTCACCGCGAGAGTCGAGCACCACTGCTCCGACGAGCACAGCCCAGGGGGCGCGTGCCGCCTCCATGTCATTCCGGCGGTGAGCGCGGGATGA
- the guaA gene encoding glutamine-hydrolyzing GMP synthase: MTDQTLTRPVLVVDFGAQYAQLIARRVREAGVFSELVPHTITAAEVTERNPLGIVLSGGPSSVYEEGAPQFDPAIFELGVPVLGICYGFQVMARTLGGTVGHTGDREYGATDASVIGDGGPLLTGQPAEQNVWMSHGDAVQEAPEGFEVFARTAVTPVAAFGSAARKLYGVQWHPEVRHSDHGQQILENFLHTVAGIPSDWTPGNVIADQIARIREQVGSARVISALSGGVDSAVSTALVQQAIGDQLTAVFVDHGLLRQGEREQVEQDYVASTGVNLVTVEAAETFLGHLAGVTDPEEKRKIIGREFIRSFEGVQRQLVEEAKAEGEPIKFLVQGTLYPDVVESGGGSGSANIKSHHNVGGLPDDMTFELIEPLRDLFKDEVRAIGRELGLPEAIVGRQPFPGPGLGIRIVGEVTHDRLETLRAADAIARAELTAAGLDAEIWQCPVVLLADVRSVGVQGDGRTYGHPIVLRPVSSEDAMTADWTRVPYDVLARISNKITNQVPEVNRVVLDVTSKPPGTIEWE; encoded by the coding sequence ATGACGGACCAGACCCTGACGCGCCCCGTGCTCGTCGTCGACTTCGGCGCACAGTACGCCCAGCTCATCGCACGTCGTGTGCGCGAAGCCGGAGTGTTCTCGGAACTCGTCCCGCACACCATCACGGCGGCCGAGGTCACCGAGCGCAACCCGCTCGGTATCGTACTTTCGGGCGGGCCGTCCTCGGTGTACGAGGAGGGGGCGCCGCAGTTCGATCCGGCGATCTTCGAGCTCGGGGTTCCCGTGCTCGGCATCTGCTACGGCTTCCAGGTGATGGCGCGCACGCTCGGCGGCACCGTCGGCCACACCGGTGATCGTGAGTACGGGGCGACCGACGCGTCGGTGATCGGCGACGGCGGCCCCCTGCTCACCGGGCAGCCGGCAGAGCAGAACGTGTGGATGAGCCACGGCGATGCCGTACAGGAGGCTCCGGAGGGCTTCGAGGTCTTCGCCCGCACCGCGGTCACGCCGGTCGCCGCGTTCGGATCGGCCGCGCGCAAGCTCTACGGAGTGCAGTGGCACCCCGAGGTGCGCCACTCGGACCACGGCCAGCAGATCCTCGAGAACTTCCTGCACACCGTCGCCGGGATCCCGTCCGACTGGACCCCTGGCAACGTCATCGCCGACCAGATCGCCCGCATCCGCGAGCAGGTCGGGTCGGCGCGCGTCATCTCCGCGCTCTCCGGCGGCGTCGACTCGGCCGTCTCCACTGCGCTCGTGCAGCAGGCGATCGGCGACCAGTTGACAGCAGTGTTCGTGGACCACGGGCTCCTCCGTCAGGGCGAGCGCGAGCAGGTCGAGCAGGACTACGTCGCCTCCACCGGGGTGAACCTCGTCACGGTCGAGGCCGCGGAGACGTTCCTCGGTCACCTCGCCGGCGTCACTGACCCGGAGGAGAAGCGCAAGATCATCGGCCGCGAGTTCATCCGCTCGTTCGAGGGGGTGCAGCGCCAGCTCGTCGAAGAGGCGAAAGCCGAAGGCGAGCCGATCAAGTTCCTCGTCCAGGGCACGCTCTACCCCGATGTGGTGGAATCGGGCGGCGGATCCGGATCCGCGAACATCAAGAGCCACCACAATGTCGGCGGCCTCCCCGACGACATGACGTTCGAGCTCATCGAGCCGCTCCGCGATCTTTTCAAGGACGAGGTGCGCGCCATCGGCCGCGAGCTCGGCCTGCCCGAGGCGATCGTCGGACGCCAGCCGTTCCCCGGCCCTGGCCTCGGCATCCGCATCGTCGGCGAGGTCACCCACGACCGCCTGGAGACTCTGCGCGCCGCTGACGCGATCGCCCGCGCCGAGTTGACCGCCGCCGGCCTGGACGCCGAGATCTGGCAGTGCCCCGTCGTGCTGCTCGCCGATGTGCGCTCGGTGGGGGTGCAGGGCGACGGCCGCACCTATGGTCACCCGATCGTGCTGCGTCCCGTCTCGTCGGAGGACGCGATGACGGCGGACTGGACCCGCGTGCCCTACGACGTCCTCGCCCGAATCTCGAACAAGATCACGAACCAGGTGCCCGAGGTGAACCGAGTGGTGCTCGACGTCACGTCGAAGCCCCCGGGAACCATCGAGTGGGAGTGA
- a CDS encoding glycine cleavage T C-terminal barrel domain-containing protein: MSYNVPSVDQSDRRVPINLRQSGPTPVEMLIDTRVRKSPYWALSMDHGCWRASIYNRMYHPRGYVPREEGGMTVEYQSLVNDVTLWNVAVERQIQVKGPDAEAFVNYVITRDATKIPVMRARYVILCNEDGGILNDPVLLRVAEDEFWFSLSDTDLMLWLQGVNVGRRFDVGIAEIDVAPVQIQGPKSVDLLEDLIGPVARDIPSYGLHAAQIGGRDVIISQTGFTGEKGYEVYLYDATRYAEDLWKVIVAAGERHNLRVVAPAHHRRIAAGILSWGQDMDFETLPFQVNLGYQVPRKKEADYIGKARLDEVRARLEAGEVPYSTQLVGLALGGKPIDDYAPDFWLISAEAGSEAVGYVTSPWFSPELETNIALAHVPLPMSELGTEMWVHLPDQYAETPGEPVCATVVEVPFRPSVNPNQRELLKTRGLDAAV, encoded by the coding sequence ATGAGCTACAACGTCCCGTCCGTTGATCAAAGCGACCGTCGCGTTCCGATCAACCTGCGCCAGTCAGGCCCCACCCCCGTCGAAATGCTGATCGACACCCGCGTCAGGAAGTCTCCCTACTGGGCCCTCTCCATGGATCACGGGTGCTGGAGGGCATCGATCTACAACCGCATGTATCACCCGCGGGGCTACGTCCCCCGCGAAGAGGGTGGCATGACGGTGGAGTACCAGTCACTCGTCAACGACGTGACCCTCTGGAACGTCGCGGTCGAGCGACAGATCCAGGTCAAGGGTCCGGACGCCGAAGCGTTCGTCAACTACGTCATCACGCGCGATGCGACGAAGATCCCGGTGATGCGGGCGCGCTACGTGATCCTCTGCAACGAGGACGGGGGGATCCTGAACGATCCGGTACTCCTCCGCGTCGCCGAGGACGAGTTCTGGTTCAGCCTCTCGGACACCGATCTCATGCTCTGGCTGCAGGGCGTGAACGTTGGACGCAGATTCGATGTCGGTATCGCCGAGATCGATGTGGCTCCTGTCCAGATCCAGGGACCAAAGTCCGTCGATCTCCTCGAGGACCTCATCGGCCCCGTTGCCAGGGATATCCCGAGCTACGGCCTGCACGCTGCTCAGATCGGCGGGCGCGACGTGATCATCTCGCAGACCGGCTTCACCGGGGAGAAGGGCTACGAGGTGTATCTCTACGACGCCACCCGCTATGCCGAAGACCTCTGGAAGGTCATCGTCGCGGCCGGCGAGCGGCACAACCTCCGGGTCGTGGCTCCGGCCCATCATCGCCGGATCGCTGCTGGCATCCTTTCCTGGGGTCAGGACATGGACTTCGAGACGCTGCCCTTCCAGGTCAATCTCGGCTACCAGGTTCCCCGCAAGAAGGAAGCCGACTACATCGGCAAGGCGCGGCTCGACGAGGTCCGTGCGCGGCTCGAAGCCGGCGAGGTGCCCTACAGCACCCAGCTGGTCGGTCTCGCCCTCGGCGGCAAGCCCATCGACGACTACGCACCCGACTTCTGGCTGATCAGCGCGGAGGCGGGAAGCGAGGCCGTCGGGTACGTGACCTCGCCCTGGTTCTCCCCCGAACTCGAGACGAACATCGCCCTCGCCCACGTCCCGCTGCCGATGTCGGAGCTCGGCACCGAGATGTGGGTCCATCTACCCGATCAGTACGCGGAGACGCCGGGAGAACCCGTGTGCGCGACCGTCGTCGAAGTGCCGTTCCGCCCGTCGGTCAACCCGAACCAACGCGAACTCCTGAAGACGAGGGGCCTCGACGCCGCCGTCTAG
- a CDS encoding IclR family transcriptional regulator, with product MDRAAHVIACVVGADTSVSFTEVVEQTGLSRSTASRLLQALERNALLDRDPDGRYRGGAMFTQFAARFDRVDSLSAAAGSTLQRLSEETGEASHLAVPSGGKVVQVAQIDSTYLLGSGNWVDIDVPPHCSALGKVLYAFDAIPLPTGRLERRATRTLTTRSALLADLEEIRESGFAVAHDELEDGLDALAAPIAGPGGGVIAAVGISGPTLRLEPDHARLGALLVREAETLSRSLQRQVPPLLTDR from the coding sequence ATCGACCGTGCCGCACACGTGATCGCCTGCGTCGTCGGCGCCGACACCTCTGTCTCCTTCACCGAGGTGGTCGAACAGACCGGGCTCTCCCGATCCACCGCCTCGCGCTTGCTGCAAGCCCTCGAGCGGAACGCGCTCCTCGATCGGGATCCTGACGGTCGGTATCGCGGCGGGGCCATGTTCACGCAGTTCGCGGCGCGCTTCGACCGAGTCGACTCCCTCTCCGCCGCCGCGGGGTCCACGCTGCAGCGCCTGAGCGAGGAGACGGGAGAGGCGAGTCACCTCGCGGTGCCGAGCGGCGGCAAGGTCGTGCAAGTGGCCCAGATCGACTCGACGTATCTGCTCGGCTCGGGCAACTGGGTCGACATCGACGTTCCCCCGCACTGCTCCGCTCTCGGCAAGGTGCTGTACGCGTTCGACGCCATCCCGTTGCCGACCGGCAGGTTGGAGCGACGCGCGACGCGCACGCTGACGACCCGGTCCGCACTGCTCGCCGATCTCGAGGAGATCCGCGAGTCCGGATTCGCCGTCGCGCACGACGAACTCGAGGATGGACTGGACGCACTGGCCGCCCCGATTGCGGGGCCGGGAGGAGGCGTGATCGCGGCGGTGGGCATCTCGGGGCCGACGCTCCGCCTCGAGCCGGATCACGCACGTCTCGGCGCGCTCCTGGTGCGCGAGGCGGAGACGCTCTCCCGGTCCTTGCAGCGGCAGGTGCCTCCGCTGCTGACCGATCGCTGA